The Rhododendron vialii isolate Sample 1 chromosome 1a, ASM3025357v1 region AAACTGTGATAGTTTAAGAGGTTTCCGTGATATTTACCCATTTTTTATTCTCCTCGTCGAAACAAACAATGTGATATAAGGGTGGtgacaaaaagttaagaaacaaaataactaaaagttAAGGGcaccgctattcgcagccctctatttactcccgtaacccactaaatttcggtaaatgattgttgaaaatcataaataacatttcggtaaattgctgttgaaaacaagattatatttcggtaactacatgttgaaaatatgttcaactttcggtaaacaactgccaaacatgcattttcagtaaacatctgttgaaaaaaatattatatttcgataattggacgctgaaaatatatctcaatttcggtaactaactgtcgagtataattgaaaatttttaactggctatgagagtaaatagagggctgcgaatagcagcgcccaaagTTAAATAATACTCCGTACCCACTATATATCTTTGCAAAAAGTTAATTACGTCCAAACACactcttgaaattttttatttcactcATAGTCCAAAAGACTAGTAGGAATCGTTAATTAAATGTAACTCATCACTCCTATGATCATCTCCACTCACAATATCATTAGAGACTTTTCACTAGCTTAACTCTCATTTCTCGATCCACTAGTACAAAATATCTTACCATTAACTTATAAATCCCACTAACTAATACGTATGAAAAAAACATAACCAAATAATAACtctcaaaatactaaataaaaCAAGTTTATTATTTCCAACTTTTTTCCCAGTACTaacccccccccaaaaaaaaaaaaaaaaaaaagcattccGAACTAGTTAAGTAATCCGAACTAGTGAAGTAACCCAAACCACCGTTTCTTTCCATGCCTCTAATTTATATGTACCGAAGGAGGCGTTTCAAACTCTAAAACAGACGGGAATTTTGAAATGAGGCCctagttcttttttttaaaaaaaaaatcaatataggTGGCTAACATAATGTAAAAAAGATAAAGCATGGTATTTTAGCTTTGTAATTTaactaaactaattttttttttaaattataccattagaaaaatatgaatcaaaCATAACAAAATACCACTCATACACTACGTTTTCTTTAATGaatatttaatattttgttttatcaaaatttgtcgagtaaaatttttttttttatttcttttagtcgtgttttatttgtgaatttgaCATTAATTGttcaagtaaaattaaaaaataaaaaaattatcaaaacattaTGGTGTGCAAAAGATTTGAACTTTCGTCTTGAATAAAACCTACAACTgttaaagcataaaaaatttataatacAAGAGGTGCAAGTATATTATCTACACCTAGATTCAAATaaggaaaattacaaaaaaaaaaatatagtttgcTAAAAAAGGCCTCCTTGTCTTTGAACCAGAGACCTATTGGTTTCATTGAGTTAGCATGCGCCACTTAGGCTAGAAATCATCTTACAGATACATGGAACAACTTGACtttaatatataaatgtgtGATATGGAAAACGGGATCCTAATTGCTGCATAAAATCCAGATGACTAAAGAGCTCACACCTCCGGCTTgacccagggccggccctgcgTCAATCTACCGACACAACTAGCTACTGACTGGCCCATCTCATTCATTTTCTAACTCCCTCTTTGTCTCTCCTACATGCAAACATATCACAAGGCAAGATTGTCCTCTACAACAAATTTATCTTAGCCAGccaaaacactctctctctctctccacaaaatGGAAGGCAGGCTTGTTATGCATAACATTATACCTTTCTCAACACAGGCTTGCCGGAGAGACCTGAACCGGGGAAAGCAGTGTCTGTCCATTGTCTCAGTGCTGACCCAGCCTGTGAATGATCAAGTAGGGAAATTATCGAGCTCGAAGGCTGTTTACAAGGACAACTTCTTTGAACTCGTCGCCATTAACTACATCTCCAAAATCGTTCAAGCTTCAACGGGTTCGCTTCCTTCGCTTTCATGCATCATGTCAAACACCACCTCCCACCGGTTGCTGTTTCAGAGTCATGAGTTTCCCAGAATGTCTCCTACAAAAGTTGACAACCAAAAGATATCTTTAAATTCTCAAAACAATTTtgcaacaaaataaataagattGTATAAATGACACGCAGTTTCTTGAAAAGCAGAATCTGAAACACCTACCGAACGTGGGCTACAAATCAATCAAAAGGATGATTTATACGAGTCGCAGGGATTATCAATAGCCTTTTACCGCTTAAAATGTAAAAACTGAATATGCGAATACTTCCGTTTTATGCATGCAAGTATCTGTAACCTGATATatgctattctttttttttcatttttttggatcaTCTCATACATGAAACATCCATAATTCAGGGTTCACAAACAACAGGAGTGGCTATGATAGCTTTGTGGAAGCAGCTACTGGGTTATGGAGCAACTTCAATCCCGTTCAACAACATGAGATAGTCGCAAAAATTCTTGATAAGGCCATTCCTAGGCCTATTCTTGCCATGGCAAGTTCTTCGTTTTCATCGCATCGTCTTCTTATTCTTAAATACGTAGAAAACGCGAACAAGTATATCGTATACAAGTAATGATGCCGTGACCTTTGCAGATCAGGACATTGCTACCAAATTCTAAATTCACCAGGGAACTTTTTGCTGTTTTCACCACTTTGTGTTTCGCTTGGTTAATCGGACCAAACGAGGTAAGATTGTACTTTAGGTTTcagttctttttgttttgaaagttgaaactctGTCACTCACGGTATGCATTCCAATTTCACAAGgaattatgaaaaacaaaacgcCTCACCTCGCACAGTGGCCTTCGTAAATTTCACAACAGCACAAGTAGAAGGCACGCATAGGAGAGGGTGAAAATGGCCAACAAACACCACCTGCATACATCACAGTACCAAAGTTTTTACTCATTCGAAAACAATTCTATTTGTGTGAATGTATCCAAAAAGAGACTAATCTTGGGTATAGAGGAGCTCTGAGAAACAAAAGATCACTTGAGAACACACAATTTTCAAccaaagaagtttttttttttgcattcttatttattttattacatGAGGATTATATATGAGTGTATTAGTATTTCGATACTTGTTTTTCCGACAAGGTGAGGGAATCGAAGCTTGACGGTCGAAGAGAAAGGAATGTAGTCCACATTAAAAAGTGcaggtacttttttttttttttatcagcaaaattttattaaaaatgggaGAGGGGAAAGGAGactccaaccaaaagttggacaGCACACCACAAGGGCCAAAGCCCAGTCACCTAAGGTCTAACGGGGAGCCAAAAAATAAAGCAATCAAGCCCAACCCGATACCCAAATAACCaacaaagcccaaaaaaaacaaacaggcACAAAGACCCGTCCGGCAgacccaaaaccaaaaaaccctaactcacTTCCTAACCACCGCCGCACAAAACACCGTAGGCAACACCGCCTGGaccaacaccaccacccaaACAGCCTCGCTGTTAAGCAGATCTAGTCACACCCAGATGTTGAGACTAGCGGCATGAAGGAACCTAACAGACCCACCAAGATGATGCTAACGGCCTACGACAATAGAGAGGAAACAACGAGACGGCAGTGGGAAAGCAAAGTGCAGGTACTTCCTGCACTCTTTCCTTAAATCCCTTCTAATTTGAAGCTACAGTTGCTGTTGAATGAGATCCCACCTAACCTAACCATAGACAGAcaaacttaaaaaaatgtttaagttCTAAGAACAATCTGCTCCAATGATTGTGCATTGGTCCGGGACCTTTCTTTCTCAACGCCATCATCACCATCACTGGCATCAACTACTGGGCCCCGTAGCCGAACATCCAAGGCCCGCTACAAAATCCTGATAAATTCCTTCTTATCTGAGGCCCTACCTGTTAAATGACCCATAAAATAGGCCTAATTTTGATGTTATTCCTTAGAAAACCATGGGCCACTCGAGCATCATCTGTACAAACCTTTTTTCATTTCTCCTTAAAATCCTACAGGTTTCTGGAGGAGTCCAATTGTGTAGGAATGTGCATCAACCTCTGCAAGATGCCATCTCAAAAGTTCATGAAGGACACCTTGGGCGTGCCAGTCAACATGGTCCCTAGTATGTTCTGCTAATAGCAGATCATCCATTTCATAACctaaagtttgttttcgtttcaaTTTGTACGTCAACACAAATAATTAGGAAGCTCAAAgattttttaagtttgaaaatgaaagaggcCGGCAATGTGTTGTTCTTCGTTAACCGTAACAGGACATTTCCTATTTTACCTCCCAAAGTAATTGTATCACACCCAAGTATATCAAACATCGGTAAAGATAGAAACACAGCAGTAAGCCAGTAAGAGTAAACAGTACCTGAACTAAATCTTGTAAGTTCTTTGCTCATCATATAGTGGAGGGGCCGGAGCATAAACCACTAAGGGTGCAGCACTGCAACTAGATCCAATCAAAACTAAAGTGACAATTATAGCATATGGACTAGGTTCCCTGGAAATTAGTGGGCAAGAAATCTCATAATTAGTGTTGTCCATTCAACCATGAAGCTCAGTAATATGCACCAAGTCCCTCTGTTTTCAAGGGACGGATGGAACTTCTTGAAAACAACCCAAGTAAAGCATCAGACGCCACGTTTCTGCGTCAACAGTCAAATTGTTAAGACGAGACAAGCACTTAAAATTACAATCTATGGTCCTGCTATGGAGATGTTTGAGCAAGATAAAGTGTATCAATTCACAAATGCAAATGGTTTTACATAACTTAACACCACTTTTTTGCTTGTAGATTTTGATGATATGAGCTGTGAGATGGTATTTGGTCAAGAACCTCCTGCAACTGCTGAAGATCCAGCATTTAAGCAGCCATGCTACAAACTATGTAAAATATCTCGAAGACCTCTTCACTTTCTTAATTCCATTTCCACAAAAAGCctcttcaaaaaatttcactgCCTGGCATGGGGTGAGACTTCAAACTGCATACGAAATGTGCTCACTCTTCTTTATGTAACTCATGCAGGCAAAGTAAACAAAAGGCACAGCTCAAATTGTCCCAGATAATTCAAGGAACTTGCCACCACCCTTCACCCGccgggaaaaaaacaaaaaggaagaatAAGAtatatgcgtgtgtgtgtgtgtgtgtgaaaaaaaaagagggaggacCTTTGTTGGAATACCGTGATCACTACATTGTATGTTATTCTTGTTCAGTTTAGAAATTTCTGTTATTGTTCAGGCATTGGCAATTGAAGGGTTTTCACATACACCATGTTGGTCTACTAGGCATCAAAACAAGCACAAAAACAGTTATacatagggctgcaaacgagccgagctgagcttTACCGtgctcaagcttgtttattaagtttttaacgaactcgaactcgagctcagtgaaaacttaacgagttgagctcgagccaagcgggccttggcttgactcgagtttattcacgagccttaacgggCCAACAAATAACGTATATATATcttcgcataggcctaatacaaccaaaaatatattgattaattgtgaaggtatatatatctttcattttcctatactctaaaaaaaaaaaatctcaattttagaataataataacatgtaatatatttttgtaaggATTCTGCATTAATTAGGATATCAAAATGCTAATGCTAATTGTAGTAATTAACGTAAAAAGTCTACTAAGTCATGGCTTGCGAGCCAACTCGAGCCGAGCCTCTACTAGCTTGTGTTCAGCTTGATAACGAAACGAGCTTAgaatttgagcttgagcttgtttATTTATGTCTTGAGTTGAGCTCGAACGAGCTTTTATCGACCTGAGTCTCAAGTGCCTCGTGAACGGCTCTGTTACTTTGCAGCCCTAGTAAACATTACTGAATTCAGGCcttcaggaaaagaaaaagtgatCCCGTAGAAAATGGTGAAGAAGTCCTCAGGAGCCCTTTCagaaggagggaaaaaaaaggttgtTCTCAGGGGCAAATAAGAATGGATACATGGAAAGTTTCTTGGCAACCTCTTTTTA contains the following coding sequences:
- the LOC131322065 gene encoding beta-carotene isomerase D27, chloroplastic — translated: MEGRLVMHNIIPFSTQACRRDLNRGKQCLSIVSVLTQPVNDQVGKLSSSKAVYKDNFFELVAINYISKIVQASTGFTNNRSGYDSFVEAATGLWSNFNPVQQHEIVAKILDKAIPRPILAMIRTLLPNSKFTRELFAVFTTLCFAWLIGPNEVRESKLDGRRERNVVHIKKCRFLEESNCVGMCINLCKMPSQKFMKDTLGVPVNMVPNFDDMSCEMVFGQEPPATAEDPAFKQPCYKLCKVNKRHSSNCPR